From Flavobacterium sp. 102, a single genomic window includes:
- the atpE gene encoding ATP synthase F0 subunit C: MEIPRIIGAGLVVIGAGIGIGRIGGSAMDAIARQPEATGKIQTAMLIAAALVEGIGFAAIFAS; encoded by the coding sequence ATGGAAATTCCAAGAATTATCGGAGCAGGATTAGTAGTTATCGGAGCAGGAATTGGTATTGGTAGAATCGGTGGTTCTGCAATGGACGCAATCGCTCGTCAACCAGAAGCTACTGGAAAAATCCAAACAGCTATGCTTATTGCTGCTGCGCTTGTTGAAGGTATTGGTTTCGCTGCAATTTTTGCATCGTAA
- the atpH gene encoding ATP synthase F1 subunit delta — protein sequence MVMSRAAIRYAKAILETAVSSGNAAKVNDDMLSIVASVAGSVELSEFLSSPIISSEVKMSALKEVFATVQSETNSLFRLLQENKRFEILAEVAKQFNAQFDEMNGVELAKVTTAFPITADLQSKVLAKIATISDKKITIENIVDPSIIGGFILRIGDKQYNASVANRLQELRREFSN from the coding sequence ATCGTTATGTCAAGAGCTGCGATTAGATACGCGAAAGCAATTTTAGAAACTGCGGTTTCAAGCGGAAACGCTGCTAAAGTAAACGACGACATGTTGTCAATCGTCGCTTCAGTGGCCGGAAGTGTTGAATTAAGCGAATTTCTATCAAGTCCAATCATTTCTTCAGAAGTGAAAATGAGTGCCTTAAAAGAAGTTTTTGCTACAGTTCAGTCAGAAACCAATTCCTTATTTAGATTGCTTCAGGAAAATAAAAGATTTGAAATTTTAGCCGAGGTTGCCAAACAATTCAACGCCCAATTCGATGAAATGAATGGTGTTGAATTAGCCAAAGTAACAACTGCTTTCCCAATTACTGCTGATTTACAAAGTAAAGTATTGGCAAAGATTGCTACGATTTCAGACAAAAAGATAACTATCGAAAACATTGTAGATCCATCTATTATTGGTGGATTTATTTTGCGAATAGGAGACAAACAATACAACGCTTCTGTAGCAAACAGATTGCAAGAATTAAGAAGAGAATTTAGTAATTAA
- a CDS encoding AtpZ/AtpI family protein: MDNHPKKKARNKWLTLINIPIQMGVIVFLFAYLGRWLDEKYSNPHRIYVKILTMVGVAIAFYNINRQLKEINKSDNQ; the protein is encoded by the coding sequence ATGGACAATCACCCGAAGAAAAAAGCGCGTAACAAGTGGTTAACACTCATCAATATTCCTATTCAAATGGGCGTAATTGTTTTTTTATTCGCTTATCTCGGTCGTTGGCTCGACGAAAAATATTCCAATCCGCATAGAATATATGTAAAGATTTTAACGATGGTCGGCGTTGCCATTGCCTTTTATAACATCAACCGTCAATTGAAAGAAATTAATAAATCAGATAACCAATAA
- a CDS encoding F0F1 ATP synthase subunit B, whose translation MEELLGQFSLGLFIMQTVLFLALVFLLKKFAWKPILDAVNEREEGIKNALLSAESAKKEMQNLKSDNEKLLAEARLERDTMMKEAREIKEKMINDAKTEAQTAGQKMIEQAKASIESEKNAALAELKSQVSSLSLDIAEKLLKDELSNKEAQTKLVEKMLGDVKLN comes from the coding sequence ATGGAAGAATTATTAGGACAGTTTTCATTAGGTTTGTTTATCATGCAAACAGTTTTGTTTCTTGCACTTGTTTTCCTTTTGAAAAAATTTGCGTGGAAACCTATTCTTGATGCAGTTAATGAAAGAGAAGAAGGTATTAAAAATGCTTTGCTTTCTGCTGAAAGTGCTAAAAAAGAAATGCAAAACTTGAAATCAGATAATGAGAAATTATTAGCTGAAGCAAGATTAGAGCGTGACACCATGATGAAAGAAGCTCGTGAAATCAAAGAAAAAATGATCAACGATGCTAAAACGGAAGCGCAAACTGCCGGTCAAAAAATGATCGAACAAGCTAAAGCTTCTATCGAAAGCGAGAAAAATGCAGCTTTGGCTGAATTGAAATCTCAAGTTTCTTCTTTGTCATTAGACATCGCTGAAAAATTATTAAAAGACGAATTATCTAACAAAGAAGCTCAAACCAAATTGGTAGAGAAAATGTTAGGTGATGTAAAATTAAATTAA
- the atpG gene encoding ATP synthase F1 subunit gamma produces the protein MANLKEIRNRITSVQSTMQITSAMKMVSAAKLKKAQDAITAMRPYAEKLTELLQSVSATLEGDAGGQYTTQREINKVLIVVITSNRGLAGAFNTNVIKQSKEVADGYTGKQVDFFAIGKKGNDFFRKVNTVIENKSEVFDNLTFDNVAEIADVLTQKFVSGEYDKIEIVYNQFKNAATQIVQVEQFLPLAPIASDKPVSAGDYIFEPSKEEIVLTLIPKSLKTQLYKSIRDSFAAEHGARMTAMHKATDNATELRNQLKLTYNKARQAAITNEILEIVGGAEALKG, from the coding sequence ATGGCAAACTTAAAGGAAATCCGTAATAGAATTACTTCCGTTCAGTCGACGATGCAGATTACATCGGCGATGAAAATGGTTTCTGCCGCAAAGTTGAAAAAAGCACAAGATGCTATTACAGCGATGCGACCTTATGCCGAAAAATTAACGGAATTATTACAAAGCGTTAGTGCTACTTTAGAAGGAGATGCGGGTGGACAATACACGACGCAACGCGAGATCAACAAAGTATTAATTGTTGTTATAACTTCAAACAGAGGTTTGGCAGGAGCATTTAATACCAATGTTATTAAGCAATCCAAAGAAGTTGCTGATGGTTACACCGGAAAACAAGTAGACTTTTTTGCTATCGGTAAAAAAGGAAACGACTTTTTCAGAAAAGTAAATACCGTAATTGAAAACAAAAGTGAAGTATTTGACAATCTAACTTTTGATAACGTAGCCGAAATCGCTGACGTATTGACTCAGAAATTCGTTTCAGGTGAATACGACAAAATCGAAATCGTTTACAACCAATTCAAAAATGCAGCGACACAAATCGTTCAAGTGGAACAGTTTTTACCTTTAGCTCCAATTGCTTCTGATAAGCCTGTTTCTGCCGGAGATTATATTTTTGAACCTTCAAAAGAAGAAATCGTGTTGACTTTGATTCCAAAATCATTAAAAACACAATTGTACAAATCAATCAGAGATTCATTCGCTGCTGAACACGGCGCGCGTATGACTGCAATGCACAAAGCGACAGATAACGCAACCGAATTGAGAAACCAATTGAAATTAACTTACAACAAAGCACGTCAAGCAGCTATTACCAATGAGATTTTAGAAATCGTTGGTGGAGCAGAAGCTTTGAAAGGATAA
- a CDS encoding polymer-forming cytoskeletal protein: MFEKSPKSYTDLLGKTNRIVEGTTITGDIVSPADFRLDGHLIGNFQSKGKIVIGPAGSVKGDIVCKNADIEGTFEGKIQVQEILNVKSKSHIIGEVICGKLSVEPGAEFSATCVMKPHVKNLSNNGQSPEEKSA, from the coding sequence ATGTTTGAGAAAAGCCCAAAATCATACACTGATCTTTTAGGAAAAACCAACAGAATTGTGGAAGGAACTACGATTACAGGAGATATTGTTTCTCCAGCCGATTTTCGTTTGGATGGCCATCTGATTGGTAATTTTCAATCTAAAGGAAAAATTGTGATTGGTCCGGCCGGAAGTGTAAAAGGAGATATTGTTTGTAAAAACGCCGATATCGAAGGCACTTTTGAAGGCAAAATACAAGTTCAGGAAATCCTTAATGTAAAATCAAAATCCCATATCATTGGAGAAGTGATTTGTGGTAAACTTTCCGTAGAGCCCGGAGCCGAATTTAGTGCGACTTGCGTCATGAAACCACATGTGAAAAACCTTTCTAATAATGGACAATCACCCGAAGAAAAAAGCGCGTAA
- a CDS encoding DUF5687 family protein, which produces MFKHFIKLEWKSFLRSASFGSNLALKIIMGLAALYFIGCFAIMGTAVFFILKKEGFEPLVTINKYLIYYVLVDLIIRYFLQKMPVTNIKPLLVLPIKRSSIVHYSLGKTIISFFNVLHAFFFIPFTIVLLVQGYGYQAILWFLGMTALIYTTNFVNILVNSKNIVFFTVLAILGGLAASQYYNVFDITTYSVGFFQGMYDTNYMFLVPIIFVATAYYFSFSYFKNRLNLDDGLAKKSDLATTENFTWLNQFGTLGTFLKNDIRLLKRNKRSRMTLIMSVVFIFYGLLFFTQSIEAYDNPAMKVFAGIFVSGGFLFTFGQFIPSWDSAYYQLMMSQNIQYREYISSKWWLMVIGTVISTVIASFYLYFGLHTYLIVVVAAIFNMGVNSHLVMLGGAFVKTPIDLTTSKQAFGDKQAFNVKTMLIAIPKMLLPMGLYALGYYLFSPNVGLIFVAGAGVLGFAFRNYVFKQIEKIYKTEKYATIAAYKQKN; this is translated from the coding sequence ATGTTCAAACATTTCATTAAGCTTGAATGGAAGTCTTTTCTTCGTTCGGCATCCTTTGGCAGTAATCTCGCGCTGAAAATCATTATGGGATTAGCAGCGCTTTATTTTATCGGCTGTTTTGCAATCATGGGAACCGCCGTTTTTTTTATCTTAAAAAAAGAAGGATTCGAGCCTTTGGTTACCATTAACAAATATTTGATTTATTATGTGTTAGTGGATTTAATCATCCGATATTTTCTTCAAAAAATGCCGGTAACGAATATCAAACCGCTATTGGTTTTGCCCATTAAAAGAAGTTCTATTGTCCACTATTCATTAGGAAAAACGATTATCTCTTTTTTCAATGTCTTGCACGCTTTTTTCTTTATTCCGTTTACCATTGTGCTTTTGGTCCAAGGTTATGGTTATCAAGCGATTTTGTGGTTTTTAGGGATGACAGCATTAATTTATACTACTAATTTTGTCAATATTTTGGTCAATAGTAAAAACATTGTTTTCTTTACTGTTTTGGCTATTTTAGGCGGTTTAGCTGCTTCACAATATTACAATGTTTTTGATATTACGACTTATTCAGTAGGATTCTTCCAAGGGATGTATGATACCAATTATATGTTTCTGGTTCCTATTATTTTCGTAGCAACAGCGTATTATTTTTCTTTTAGTTATTTTAAAAACAGGTTAAATTTAGATGATGGTTTGGCTAAGAAAAGTGACTTGGCGACAACCGAAAATTTCACTTGGTTGAACCAATTCGGTACTTTGGGAACTTTCCTCAAAAATGACATTCGATTGTTAAAAAGAAACAAACGTTCTCGAATGACACTTATTATGAGCGTCGTATTTATTTTTTATGGCTTGTTGTTTTTTACTCAATCTATCGAAGCTTATGATAATCCCGCGATGAAAGTTTTTGCAGGTATCTTTGTTTCAGGTGGATTTTTGTTCACTTTCGGTCAATTTATACCAAGTTGGGACAGCGCTTATTACCAATTGATGATGAGTCAAAATATTCAATACCGCGAATACATCAGTTCCAAATGGTGGTTGATGGTAATCGGAACCGTGATTTCCACAGTAATAGCTTCATTTTATTTGTATTTCGGATTGCACACTTATTTGATCGTTGTCGTTGCTGCGATTTTTAATATGGGTGTCAACTCTCATTTGGTAATGTTGGGCGGCGCTTTTGTAAAGACACCAATCGACTTAACTACCAGCAAACAAGCTTTTGGAGACAAACAAGCTTTTAATGTAAAAACCATGTTAATCGCCATTCCAAAAATGTTGTTACCTATGGGATTGTATGCTTTAGGTTATTATTTATTTTCTCCAAATGTCGGACTAATATTCGTCGCTGGCGCGGGAGTTTTAGGTTTCGCTTTCAGAAATTATGTTTTCAAACAAATCGAGAAAATATACAAGACCGAAAAATACGCAACTATTGCAGCTTACAAACAAAAAAACTAA
- a CDS encoding ABC transporter ATP-binding protein, with amino-acid sequence MIQVNNLSKTYTNGVRVLNITNLEIPKGQSFGLVGNNGAGKTTFFSLLLDLIQPSSGHIINNKVQVNTSEAWKPFTAAFIDESFLIGYLTAEEYFYFIGDLRGQNKADVDALLKKHEEFFNGEILNSRKYLRDLSKGNMKKVGIIAALIGNPEVVILDEPFANLDPTTVNRLKKIIKELADDPNRTVLVSSHDLVHTVEVCNRIVALHLGEVVKDIQTSPETLKELEAFFAV; translated from the coding sequence ATGATACAAGTAAATAATCTTTCAAAAACATATACTAATGGTGTTCGCGTTTTAAACATCACCAATCTTGAAATCCCAAAAGGCCAAAGTTTTGGCTTAGTCGGAAATAACGGTGCAGGAAAAACAACTTTCTTTAGTTTATTACTCGACTTAATCCAACCCAGTTCAGGACATATTATAAACAATAAAGTTCAAGTTAATACCAGCGAAGCTTGGAAACCTTTTACGGCAGCTTTTATTGATGAAAGCTTTCTAATCGGCTATTTAACAGCCGAAGAATATTTCTATTTTATTGGAGATTTGCGTGGGCAAAATAAAGCCGATGTTGATGCGTTACTAAAAAAGCATGAAGAATTTTTCAACGGAGAAATCCTAAACAGCCGAAAATACCTAAGAGACTTATCGAAAGGGAATATGAAAAAAGTGGGGATTATTGCCGCTTTAATCGGTAATCCTGAAGTGGTAATTTTAGACGAACCGTTTGCCAATTTAGATCCGACAACCGTAAACCGATTGAAAAAAATCATCAAAGAATTGGCTGATGATCCTAACAGAACGGTTTTGGTTTCGAGCCACGATTTGGTGCACACTGTTGAGGTTTGTAACCGAATTGTAGCCTTGCATTTGGGCGAAGTCGTAAAAGATATTCAAACTTCACCAGAAACTTTAAAAGAGTTGGAAGCATTTTTTGCAGTCTAA
- a CDS encoding gliding motility protein, whose protein sequence is MKTNTIKYLIYTGLLVFLIACSTKRNTFLSRNSHALSTKYNILYNGEMALEKGIEDVKLQNSDNFWELLPIERMQVTEERMLPGENRNTNFERAETKATKAIQKHSMNIQGSEKNPQMDEAHLLLGQSRYYEQRFVPALEAFNYVLYKYPKSDKIYEVKIWREKTNMRLENDAIAVNNLTKLLKEIKFKDQVFADANAALAQAFLNLEEKDSAVAKIKLATEFTKSNEEKARYRFILAQLYEGLGYKDSAYAKYQEVIDMNRKSARQYVIQAHAKQAGQFDYKSGDTIAFLKKFNDLLEDRENRPFLDVLNHQMALFYEKRGNNGTAKKYYEASLKKKTQDTYLIASNYRNLADLYFIDSKFVTAGKYFDSTLVHLKPRTREFNLIKKKRENLEDVIKYEAIAQTNDSIISLFSMSAADRTAYFQKHIEKLKKEEEIAQKLAEKEARIKENQERSEGKIDSDINSNPKKASPTTNSNTGGSEGTFYFYNPTTVAFGQKEFQKIWGKRTLQDNWRLETSPAKTDEKEESDQVDKDSEKISKEAVVEERFTPDFYIKQLPTSQTLIDSLSKERNFAYYQLGVIYKEKFKEYQLAADKLERLLQNDPEERLVLPSMYNLYKIYEIIDKSKAEEMKTRIITSFPNSRYAQILNNPNGEYAENSDSPKSVYESLYKRYQEGDYKLVLTDTESAIDRFTGDEIVPKLELLKANIAGKLAGLDEYGKALNFVALNYPNSEEGKKAEKMLSVDLPKLQALQLSSLDSKNWKILYRTKDFEDKNTKILREKIAKFIKDRDLGKLTVSLDIYTMTDNFVVIHGMNSNDLAVGITSILKDYKDYKVQEVPIIISTENYTILQIKKNLDEFLAGNLTNNPTKPNWDGTIEKPVVQEQKPVQKQEQQNSKDNQSVKTQKGIEEDEGQMGLPPSPQGQPKSGKKG, encoded by the coding sequence TTGAAAACCAATACTATTAAATATCTTATCTATACCGGATTGCTTGTTTTTTTGATAGCTTGTTCTACCAAAAGAAACACTTTCCTTTCCCGAAATTCCCACGCACTTAGCACCAAATACAACATCTTATACAATGGCGAAATGGCCTTGGAAAAAGGTATTGAAGATGTTAAATTGCAAAACAGCGACAACTTTTGGGAATTACTACCAATTGAGAGAATGCAGGTTACCGAAGAAAGAATGTTACCCGGTGAAAACAGAAACACCAATTTCGAAAGAGCGGAAACCAAAGCCACTAAAGCCATCCAAAAGCATTCGATGAACATTCAGGGTTCTGAGAAAAACCCTCAAATGGACGAAGCGCACTTGCTTTTGGGACAATCCAGATATTACGAACAACGATTTGTGCCGGCATTGGAAGCCTTCAATTATGTATTGTATAAATACCCTAAAAGCGATAAAATTTACGAAGTAAAAATTTGGCGTGAAAAAACCAATATGCGTTTAGAAAACGACGCGATTGCAGTGAATAACCTGACCAAACTTTTAAAAGAAATCAAATTCAAAGACCAAGTTTTTGCAGATGCTAATGCGGCATTGGCTCAAGCATTTTTGAATTTGGAAGAAAAAGACAGCGCCGTGGCCAAAATAAAATTGGCTACAGAGTTCACCAAATCCAACGAAGAAAAAGCAAGATACCGATTCATATTGGCACAACTCTATGAAGGATTGGGTTACAAAGACAGCGCTTATGCGAAATACCAAGAGGTAATCGACATGAACAGAAAATCGGCTCGCCAATATGTGATTCAGGCGCATGCCAAACAAGCAGGTCAGTTTGATTACAAAAGCGGTGATACAATTGCATTCTTAAAAAAATTCAATGACTTGCTTGAAGACCGAGAAAACCGTCCTTTTTTAGATGTCTTGAATCATCAAATGGCATTGTTCTATGAGAAAAGAGGAAACAATGGCACAGCTAAAAAATATTATGAAGCTTCCCTAAAAAAGAAGACACAGGATACTTATCTTATTGCTTCTAATTATAGAAATTTAGCCGATTTATATTTCATCGATTCTAAATTTGTTACAGCAGGAAAATATTTTGACAGCACATTAGTTCATTTAAAACCAAGAACTCGCGAATTCAATTTGATTAAAAAGAAAAGAGAAAATCTGGAAGATGTAATTAAATATGAAGCTATTGCTCAAACAAACGACAGCATTATTTCATTGTTTTCTATGTCAGCCGCTGACAGAACCGCTTATTTTCAAAAACATATTGAAAAGCTGAAAAAAGAAGAAGAAATCGCCCAAAAATTAGCCGAGAAAGAAGCCAGAATCAAAGAAAATCAAGAAAGAAGTGAAGGTAAAATAGATTCGGATATCAATTCCAATCCTAAAAAAGCAAGTCCGACAACCAATTCAAATACAGGTGGAAGCGAAGGAACATTTTATTTTTATAACCCAACAACAGTTGCTTTTGGACAAAAAGAGTTTCAAAAGATTTGGGGTAAACGAACACTTCAAGACAATTGGAGATTAGAAACAAGCCCTGCTAAAACTGATGAGAAAGAAGAGTCAGATCAAGTTGACAAAGACTCTGAAAAAATTTCAAAAGAAGCAGTGGTGGAAGAGCGTTTTACACCTGATTTTTACATTAAACAATTGCCAACCAGTCAGACACTTATTGACAGTTTGAGTAAGGAGAGAAATTTTGCCTATTACCAATTAGGAGTTATCTACAAAGAAAAATTCAAAGAATATCAGTTAGCCGCAGATAAGTTAGAGCGTTTGTTGCAAAATGATCCGGAAGAAAGATTGGTTTTGCCTTCGATGTATAATTTGTACAAAATTTATGAAATTATAGATAAGTCGAAAGCCGAAGAAATGAAAACCAGAATCATCACTTCTTTCCCAAATTCGAGATATGCTCAAATTTTAAACAATCCGAATGGTGAATATGCTGAAAACAGTGACTCGCCAAAATCAGTTTATGAAAGCCTTTACAAACGCTATCAAGAAGGAGATTATAAATTAGTTTTGACCGATACAGAAAGTGCTATCGACCGATTTACGGGAGATGAAATTGTTCCGAAATTAGAATTGTTAAAAGCCAATATTGCCGGAAAATTAGCCGGGCTTGATGAATATGGGAAAGCCCTTAATTTTGTCGCTTTGAATTATCCGAATAGTGAAGAAGGCAAAAAAGCTGAAAAAATGTTATCGGTTGATTTGCCGAAATTACAAGCTTTACAATTGTCAAGTCTCGATTCTAAAAATTGGAAAATTTTGTACAGAACTAAAGATTTTGAAGATAAAAACACCAAAATTCTTAGAGAGAAAATCGCAAAGTTTATCAAAGACAGAGACTTAGGAAAACTAACTGTTTCTTTGGATATTTATACAATGACTGATAATTTCGTAGTGATTCACGGCATGAATTCTAATGATTTAGCGGTTGGAATTACTTCAATATTGAAAGATTATAAAGATTATAAGGTTCAAGAAGTGCCTATTATTATTTCAACAGAAAATTATACTATTCTTCAGATTAAAAAGAATTTAGACGAATTTTTAGCCGGAAACCTGACCAACAATCCAACCAAACCGAATTGGGACGGCACTATAGAAAAACCGGTAGTCCAAGAACAAAAACCGGTTCAGAAACAAGAACAACAAAATTCTAAAGACAATCAATCGGTAAAAACACAAAAAGGAATAGAAGAAGATGAAGGGCAAATGGGTTTACCACCTTCGCCTCAAGGACAGCCAAAATCAGGCAAAAAAGGATAA
- the atpA gene encoding F0F1 ATP synthase subunit alpha, which translates to MAEIKAAEISAILKKQLEGFQSGATLEEVGSVLQVGDGIARVYGLSNAQYGELVQFENGLEAIVLNLEEDNVGVVLLGPSTGIKEGSIVKRTQRIASLKVGEQIVGRVVNTLGEPIDGKGPIGGDLYEMPLERKAPGVIFRQPVTEPLQTGIKSIDAMIPVGRGQRELVIGDRQTGKTTVCIDTILNQKEFYDAGQPVFCIYVAIGQKASTVAGIAKTLEEKGAMAYTTIVAANASDPAPMQVYAPMAGAAIGEYFRDSGRPALIIYDDLSKQAVAYREVSLLLRRPPGREAYPGDVFYLHSRLLERACKVIADDDIAKNMNDLPDTLKPIVKGGGSLTALPIIETQAGDVSAYIPTNVISITDGQIFLDGDLFNSGVRPAINVGISVSRVGGNAQIKSMKKVAGTLKLDQAQFRELEAFAKFGSDLDAVTLNVIEKGRRNVEILKQAVNDPYTVEDQVAIIYAGSKNLLRNVPVNKVKEFERDFIEYLNNKHRDVLNALKAGKLDDNITDVLEKTAKEISAKYN; encoded by the coding sequence ATGGCGGAAATTAAAGCTGCTGAAATTTCAGCAATATTAAAAAAACAGTTAGAGGGATTTCAATCTGGTGCTACTTTAGAAGAAGTAGGATCAGTACTTCAAGTAGGTGATGGTATCGCTCGTGTTTATGGTTTGTCTAACGCACAATATGGTGAGTTGGTACAATTCGAAAACGGATTAGAAGCTATCGTTTTGAACTTAGAAGAAGACAACGTTGGAGTTGTACTTTTAGGTCCATCAACCGGAATTAAAGAAGGTTCTATCGTAAAAAGAACGCAACGTATTGCATCTTTAAAAGTAGGTGAGCAAATCGTAGGTCGTGTTGTAAACACACTAGGTGAGCCAATCGACGGTAAAGGACCAATCGGTGGTGACTTATACGAAATGCCATTGGAAAGAAAAGCTCCTGGAGTTATCTTCCGTCAACCGGTAACTGAGCCGTTACAAACAGGTATCAAGTCAATCGACGCGATGATTCCTGTGGGTAGAGGTCAACGTGAGTTGGTAATTGGTGACCGTCAAACTGGTAAAACTACCGTTTGTATCGATACTATCTTGAATCAAAAAGAATTCTACGATGCTGGGCAACCGGTATTCTGTATTTATGTTGCTATTGGACAAAAAGCTTCAACAGTAGCAGGTATTGCTAAAACATTAGAAGAAAAAGGCGCTATGGCTTACACCACAATTGTGGCGGCTAACGCTTCAGATCCTGCGCCAATGCAGGTATATGCGCCAATGGCAGGTGCTGCTATCGGAGAATATTTCAGAGATTCAGGTCGTCCTGCTTTGATTATCTATGATGATTTATCAAAACAAGCGGTAGCTTACCGTGAGGTGTCTTTGTTGTTAAGAAGACCACCGGGTCGTGAGGCTTATCCTGGAGACGTATTCTACTTACACAGCCGTTTATTAGAAAGAGCTTGTAAAGTAATTGCGGATGATGATATCGCAAAAAACATGAACGATTTACCGGATACCTTGAAACCAATCGTAAAAGGTGGCGGTTCATTAACAGCTTTACCAATTATTGAAACTCAAGCGGGTGACGTTTCTGCGTATATCCCAACCAACGTAATTTCGATTACTGACGGGCAGATTTTCTTGGATGGTGATTTATTCAACTCTGGAGTTCGTCCGGCGATTAACGTAGGTATTTCGGTATCACGTGTTGGAGGTAACGCTCAAATTAAATCAATGAAAAAAGTTGCCGGTACGTTAAAATTAGACCAAGCGCAATTCCGTGAATTGGAAGCGTTCGCTAAATTTGGTTCTGACTTAGATGCGGTTACTTTAAACGTAATTGAAAAAGGGAGAAGAAACGTTGAAATCTTGAAACAAGCCGTAAACGATCCTTATACTGTTGAAGATCAAGTAGCAATTATCTATGCTGGTTCTAAAAACTTGTTGAGAAACGTTCCTGTAAACAAAGTAAAAGAATTCGAAAGAGATTTCATCGAGTACTTGAACAACAAACACAGAGATGTTTTAAACGCTTTAAAAGCCGGTAAGTTAGATGATAACATTACTGATGTTTTAGAGAAAACAGCTAAAGAAATTTCAGCGAAATATAACTAA
- the atpB gene encoding F0F1 ATP synthase subunit A, translated as MVFSKKPLQFILAALVACLPLFSSANNPVDSTAVPTEVAHSAEAKTHDEHSGSENLSEAEKAELERKNYVKHHLLDSHDFTLFSYGEGEHAKHIGFPLPVILWDNGIHFFMSSKFHHGEAVAESKGNFYKINHHDGKVYKTDAEGTFTEDEKGHVTNAQPIDFSVTKNVLMILIVGLIMLTLFAGLGKSYKKNGSIAKGAGRFFEPIILYIRDDIAIPNIGEKHYKKYMSFLLTIFFFIWFLNMFGLTPLGVNITGNIAVTASLAILTYLITTFTAKKDYWKHIFWMPGVPVPMKIILAPIELLGTIIKPFSLSIRLYANMLAGHVVLMTLISLMYKFDSPIGSPLSFFLAFVLSLLEVLVALLQAYIFTMLAALYFGSAVEENHHEEAHH; from the coding sequence ATGGTGTTTTCAAAAAAACCACTCCAATTTATATTAGCTGCTTTAGTAGCTTGTCTTCCTCTATTTAGTTCTGCAAATAACCCTGTTGACAGCACTGCTGTTCCTACAGAAGTAGCGCATAGTGCAGAAGCAAAAACGCATGATGAGCACTCAGGATCAGAAAATTTATCTGAAGCCGAAAAAGCAGAGTTAGAGCGAAAGAACTATGTGAAACATCACTTGTTAGATTCTCACGACTTTACACTTTTTTCCTATGGTGAAGGAGAACACGCTAAGCATATTGGTTTTCCATTACCGGTAATTTTATGGGATAATGGAATTCATTTCTTCATGTCTTCGAAATTCCACCACGGAGAAGCAGTTGCCGAATCAAAAGGTAATTTCTACAAAATAAACCACCACGACGGTAAAGTTTACAAAACGGATGCAGAAGGGACTTTTACAGAAGACGAAAAAGGTCATGTAACCAATGCACAACCAATTGATTTTTCAGTAACCAAAAACGTTTTAATGATTCTTATTGTTGGTTTAATAATGTTGACATTATTTGCCGGGTTAGGAAAGTCATACAAGAAAAATGGTTCTATCGCCAAAGGCGCCGGAAGATTCTTTGAGCCAATCATTTTATACATCAGAGACGATATCGCTATCCCAAATATTGGTGAGAAGCATTACAAAAAATACATGAGCTTTTTATTGACGATTTTCTTCTTTATTTGGTTCTTAAATATGTTCGGATTAACGCCGCTGGGAGTAAATATTACAGGTAACATTGCGGTTACAGCTTCATTAGCTATTTTAACCTATTTGATTACTACCTTTACCGCTAAGAAAGATTACTGGAAACACATTTTTTGGATGCCGGGAGTTCCTGTGCCAATGAAAATTATATTAGCGCCAATCGAATTATTGGGAACCATCATCAAGCCATTCTCATTGTCAATCCGTTTGTACGCAAATATGTTAGCCGGTCACGTTGTATTAATGACATTGATTTCGTTGATGTATAAATTCGATAGCCCAATCGGAAGTCCGTTATCGTTCTTCTTGGCTTTCGTGTTGTCATTGCTTGAAGTTTTAGTAGCCTTGTTACAAGCTTATATTTTCACGATGTTGGCAGCCTTATATTTTGGTTCGGCTGTAGAAGAGAATCACCATGAGGAAGCTCATCACTAA